A genomic region of Zygotorulaspora mrakii chromosome 7, complete sequence contains the following coding sequences:
- the HNT1 gene encoding adenosine 5'-monophosphoramidase (similar to Saccharomyces cerevisiae HNT1 (YDL125C); ancestral locus Anc_7.287), translated as MSMRENAACIFCKIIKGEIPSFKLIETETAYSFLDIQPVTEGHALIIPKYHGGKLHDIPDEYLTDVLPIAKKLAKALGVDQEGIDGSVGYNLLQNNGRIAHQEVDHVHFHFIPKRDDQSGLIVGWPAQETNFEKLGKFHKELLAKLNN; from the exons ATGTCTATGAGAGAGAACGCTGCCtgcattttttgtaaaatcATCAAGG GTGAGATTCcctctttcaaattgatcGAAACTGAGACTGCGTATTCATTTTTAGATATTCAGCCAGTTACTGAAGGTCACGCGCTGATCATTCCGAAATATCACGGCGGTAAACTCCACGATATCCCTGATGAGTACCTGACTGATGTTTTACCTATTGCTAAAAAACTTGCTAAAGCTTTAGGCGTTGATCAGGAGGGAATAGATGGATCTGTCGGGTACAACCTGTTACAGAACAACGGTAGGATTGCTCACCAAGAAGTTGATCATGTgcatttccatttcattCCCAAGAGAGATGACCAATCTGGTTTGATCGTTGGTTGGCCTGCGCAGGAAACGAACTTTGAGAAACTAGGTAAGTTCCACAAAGAACTACTAGCTAAGTTAAATAACTAA
- the DLD2 gene encoding D-lactate dehydrogenase (similar to Saccharomyces cerevisiae DLD2 (YDL178W); ancestral locus Anc_7.286), giving the protein MIRGIIVKQLTKAARLRGPGNVAGVLRAAAALAPQITIKHNYSSKAQPKLTSELYPSVKRNPNYKKLANEDIQFFQSILTENEILQANDKEDLAFYNEDWMRKYRGQSKIVLKPKSVEKISQILKYCNEQKIAVVPQGGNTGLVGGSVPVFDEVVLSVSNLNEIRNFDPVSGILKCDAGVILENADNFLAEHGYIFPLDLGAKGSCHVGGVVACNAGGLRLLRYGSLHGSVLGLEVVLPNGDILNSMHSLRKDNTGYDLKQLFIGSEGTIGIITGVSILTPPRPKAFNVSFLAVNSYEDVQKVFVKAKKELLEILSAFEFMDDKSQQLTKHHLAGVPHPFEESYPFYILIETSGSNKDHDDEKLEKFLESAMEDGLVVDGVVAQDETELRNLWQWRELIPESSQCQGGVYKYDVSLPLKHLYSLVEAANARLSEAALLGDAPKPVIQAVGYGHVGDGNLHLNVAVREYNKQVEKALEPFVYEFVSSKNGSISAEHGLGFQKKNYIGYTKNPQEIKMIKDLKTHFDPNGILNPYKYI; this is encoded by the coding sequence ATGATTAGAGGTATTATTGTAAAGCAATTGACGAAAGCCGCAAGGCTGAGAGGTCCCGGTAATGTCGCGGGAGTGCTAAGAGCAGCAGCAGCGCTTGCCCCACAGATCACTATTAAACATAATTATTCTAGCAAGGCTCAACCGAAATTAACAAGCGAACTCTATCCATCTGTAAAACGGAATCCAAACTATAAAAAATTGGCTAATGAAGACATCCAGTTTTTCCAATCTATCTTGACGGAGAACGAGATTCTACAAGCTAACGATAAAGAAGACCTTGCATTTTATAATGAAGATTGGATGAGGAAATACAGAGGTCAATCAAAAATCGTACTTAAGCCTAAATCTGTTGAGAAAATAtctcaaatattgaaatattgTAATGAGCAAAAAATCGCCGTGGTACCTCAAGGTGGCAATACAGGTCTTGTTGGCGGATCAGTCCCTGTTTTCGATGAAGTCGTATTATCTGTCAGCAATTTGAACGAAATCAGGAACTTCGATCCAGTTAGCGGTATATTGAAATGTGATGCTGGTGTCATTCTCGAAAATGCGGATAATTTTCTTGCTGAACATGGTTACATTTTCCCATTGGACCTCGGCGCCAAGGGATCATGCCATGTTGGTGGTGTTGTCGCTTGTAATGCCGGTGGCCTTAGATTGTTGCGCTACGGATCTCTTCACGGCTCTGTATTGGGACTCGAAGTTGTCCTACCAAATGGTGACATTTTAAACAGTATGCACTCTCTGCGGAAAGATAACACAGGCTATGACTTGAAGCAATTATTTATTGGATCCGAAGGCACGATTGGCATCATAACAGGTGTATCAATTTTAACACCACCTAGGCCAAAGGCATTCAACGTTAGTTTTTTGGCGGTTAATAGCTATGAAGATGTGCAAAAAGTATTTGTTAAAGCGAAGAAAGAATTGCTAGAGATATTGTCGGCTTTTGAGTTTATGGATGATAAATCCCAACAGTTGACAAAACATCATTTAGCAGGTGTACCTCATccatttgaagaatcttATCCATTTTATATCCTTATTGAGACTTCTGGTTCGAACAAAGATCATGATGATGAGAAGCTGGAAAAGTTTCTGGAGAGTGCAATGGAGGACGGCTTAGTTGTTGACGGTGTCGTCGCACAGGATGAAACGGAATTGCGTAACCTATGGCAATGGAGAGAGTTGATTCCAGAATCAAGCCAATGTCAAGGTGGCGTTTACAAGTACGACGTTTCACTGCCTTTGAAGCACTTGTATTCTCTTGTGGAAGCGGCAAATGCAAGGCTATCCGAAGCAGCACTACTGGGCGATGCTCCAAAACCGGTCATCCAAGCGGTTGGCTATGGCCATGTTGGCGATGGTAATCTGCATTTAAATGTAGCCGTTAGAGAGTACAACAAACAAGTCGAAAAAGCTTTGGAACCATTCGTTTATGAATTTGTCTCGTCTAAAAACGGCTCGATTAGTGCAGAACATGGTTTAggatttcaaaagaagaactaCATCGGATACACCAAAAATCCTCAAGAGATCAAAATGATTAAAGATCTCAAGACCCATTTTGATCCCAATGGTATTCTTAACCCCTACAAATACATCTAG
- a CDS encoding aldo-keto reductase superfamily protein (similar to Saccharomyces cerevisiae YDL124W; ancestral locus Anc_7.285): protein MSFHQEFFTLNNGEKIPGVAILGTGTAWYKSEETAENFSNTLVDQLKFAFTLPGIVHIDAAECYRTHGELGKALKDSKKPRDEIFITDKYSCQHEISENPVKALDAALNKIGAEYVDLFLIHTPWISREEPGFTLEEVWKQMEQLYKEGKTKSIGVSNFRTEDIERILKVAEVKPQVNQIEFNAFLQNQTPGIVKYCQKNDIQLEAYSPLAPLQREPRNSPELPFYQLISYLAQKYEKTEAQILLRWVNARHIVPVSTSSNPQRIKDAQNVFSFELTVQEVEKITQLGLEHKPLRLYMKSAYDKYNSDSQKA from the coding sequence ATGTCATTTCATCAGGAATTTTTTACTTTGAACAACGGAGAAAAGATTCCCGGAGTGGCTATTTTAGGTACTGGTACGGCGTGGTATAAATCAGAAGAAACTGCtgaaaatttctcaaaCACGCTAGTTGACCAACTGAAATTTGCTTTCACCTTACCAGGAATCGTTCATATTGATGCAGCTGAATGTTACAGGACTCATGGAGAGCTAGGTAAAGCATTGAAGGACAGTAAGAAGCcaagagatgaaatttttataaCAGACAAATATTCATGCCAACACGAAATATCAGAGAACCCAGTCAAAGCTTTAGATGCAGCGTTAAACAAAATTGGAGCGGAATATGTTGATTTGTTTTTAATTCACACTCCATGGATTTCGAGAGAAGAACCTGGATTTACGCTGGAGGAGGTCTGGAAGCAAATGGAACAACTTTATAAAGAAGGGAAAACCAAGAGTATAGGTGTTTCGAATTTTCGTACCGAAGATATCGagagaattttgaaagttgcAGAGGTGAAACCACAAGTTAATCAAATTGAGTTCAATGcctttttgcaaaatcaaaCACCCGGTATAGTGAAGTACTGccagaaaaatgatattcaGTTGGAAGCATATTCCCCTCTAGCACCCCTTCAGAGAGAACCCAGAAATTCGCCGGAGTTACCATTCTACCAACTCATTTCTTATCTGGCTCAGAAGTACGAAAAAACTGAGGCTCAAATATTGCTAAGATGGGTCAATGCCCGTCATATTGTGCCGGTTAGCACATCTTCAAACCCCCAACGAATCAAAGATGCCCAGAATGTTTTCAGCTTTGAATTAACTGTgcaagaagttgaaaagatcaCTCAGTTGGGTTTGGAACACAAGCCTCTCAGACTGTACATGAAAAGTGCATATGATAAGTACAACTCTGACTCTCAAAAAGCTTAA
- a CDS encoding uncharacterized protein (similar to Saccharomyces cerevisiae YDL177C; ancestral locus Anc_7.284): MQSWNESEMLIDRKSKFQARCWRIQDQTEINGLLQKLVLENKSIRKASHPHMYAWRTGEWIKDSSNGKNIGTHSSKKTKSLRLVNPIIKNLQQGWDDNGEAAAGQRLLTLLERANIINVLIIVTRWYGGTPLGSSRFRHISSSAVQSLKRAKFLS; the protein is encoded by the coding sequence ATGCAATCATGGAATGAATCAGAGATGCTTATTGATCGCAAGTCCAAGTTTCAAGCGAGATGTTGGCGAATTCAAGATCAAACTGAGATCAACGGGCTGCTACAGAAACTCGTGCTAGAAAATAAAAGCATAAGGAAAGCTAGTCACCCTCATATGTATGCATGGAGAACTGGAGAATGGATTAAGGACAGCAGCAATGGCAAAAATATAGGAACACATTCCTCTAAGAAGACAAAATCATTACGCCTTGTCAACCCCATTATTAAGAATCTTCAACAGGGATGGGATGACAATGGGGAAGCTGCAGCAGGGCAACGCCTTTTGACTTTACTAGAGAGAGCCAATATAATAAATGTTTTGATCATAGTCACCAGATGGTATGGTGGAACGCCCTTGGGCTCCTCAAGATTCAGACATATTTCGTCTTCGGCGGTACAAAGCTTAAAAAGAGCCAAATTTCTGTCGTGA